gctttaatattttttaaatcttttcttTGGTATAAAGGTAAGCTGAAGCCCAAGAAAACTACACCAGTACTTTGGGTCTAGGGATAACCAAaacatccaatccaataaCTCCTAGTGGGACAAACGCCTGTCGTTTCGAACAAAACTTGTTTTACACGACAAATCCTTCAAAATTTTCGATGAGTCGTTTCACCAGAGAGAGACAATTTGAGAGTCCTGGACGGACCAAAAAAATCTTATAGTTTTTCACCCAAAACTTGACCCTTGACCGCTCTGTTACTAAATATAGTActgtttttctctttggaGAAAGTGAGAAAAGGCAAGAAAATATcgagaaaacaagaaaatggtgGTGAAGCGGAGCCAAACGCATTTGAGCAAGGATTCAAAGGTGGAAGTTTGCAGCAACGAAGTGGGTTACAGAGGTGCATGGTTCCCAGCCATAATCCTTGACCCTCAACCCTCAGATCTCTCacggaagaagaaaaggaagagcCTTGGCAAGTCAAGCAACGCTCTGGTGCAGTACGAGAATCTGGTCTCTGACGATGACCCAAACAAGCCACTCACTGAGCTCGTTGACGTGCGCTACATCCGGCCAGTGCCGCCTTCTGACAATCCTGACGAGCCCTTGGAGCCAGCCGACGTCGTAGACGCCTCTTACCTTGATGCTTGGTGGGTGGGGGTTGTGATGAGGTTTGAGGATGACAAGTATAGGGTGGGTTTCAAATGCCCACCTGATGTGCTAGAGTTAAGGCGCTCTGAGCTGCGGCCTCATTGGGATTTGCAGGACGGCATATGGGTTCGTGCCCGGAAGAAGGTATTAGTTCTACATTTTAATAATGCATGTGGGTTTGTCTTTTTAATATAGGATTTGCACTTGGTTTATGCTTgcatgaattttcttttgtttatcaaTGAATTGTTTTGGAGCTTTCTAGCATGGGTTTTCATGATTTAAGAACGTGCAGTTTGTTTTTTGTACATTGGCCTTGCCTTTGTTGTTCTgcttttagattttttttttccccttaaaataatttctatttttcctAAAAAGATAATGTTTTTATGTTGTTGCACTTTTTAAGAGCAGTTTATCCgtgttcatgtttttttaGTACCGGTTGTCATGAGTATCATTGGTTCTCTTGACTATTCTATTGATTTTCCTGAATTATCAACCaaagttgttatttttattgcttgtTGTCCTTGGTCCGAACCAGTACTTGATATCAGGTTTGTTTGtgctttcaaatattttttctgGGACTTCTCTGATATTGTGGTGTTTGTTAGGAACTTGTGATTTAATGGAGTTTTAAGTTTGGATTTATTGAGGTCTTTACTTATATGTTTGCAAGTTCATGCCTTTTCAGTTCATTCATTTATCTCATTTGCAAGATATCTGGATTCCTATTTTTGAGGGGTGATAGAAATTTTATATGCTGTGCTTCTAATAGAAAGAAAACTGATATTTTTCACTAATTGTTCAAAGAGGATGACAGGATCAATTTTCAGCCCTGGGACAGCAGTGGAAGTGAATCTCAACAAAGAACATCTATTCTGTGCGTGGTTCCCAGCAATTTATCTTGGGGAACTAGGGGTCAACTCTTTCTTGCTTCAATATAAGAGCTCTAACAACTGCGATGTTAAAGTGGTCGTAGGTGGGAAACAGATTCGGCCTCAGCCTCCAAAGTTGGCGGAAAGAGATTTTAAGTTGGAGGAAAAGGTGGATGCATTCTTTGATATGGGTTGGTGTGCCGGAGAGATTAAAAAAGTTCTTACAGGAAAAAAGTATATGGTCAGTTTGAAATTCACAGAGGAGGTGAAGCAATACAATCAGTCAGATCTGAGGCCTCACATGTACTGGACGGATGGAAGATGGGTTACTATGATCAATGGAAAACAGTTTACTATGATCAATGAAAACTGGGTTCCTTACTTTAAGGTATGTGTATTTTTGTCTTGCTTTATGATGGGAAAAGGGCAGGGGGTTGTCTCGGCTTGTTACTTTATGGGTATGATGGTAAATATGTTTGGATCATAGGTAAGTTTGAGTTTCTATGTTGAGAAGCATATACGGTCTCAAATTATTTGTGGGTGGCTAAATTTTTGCCCTTTCTTTTCAGGAAGGTCACTTTAGTAGGGACTATGAAGTACGATCAAAGCTCACATGTGAGAGTTTCAGTAGTTCTGAGTTAGCTACAGCACTTGAAAGTTCAGGTGCTACCAAGGAtaataatgaagaaaaaacacCTTGTTCGAGGATTTCGTGGAAGAATCAGTCGGAGGACTTGAGTCCTTGCATTGATAAATCACCTTATGGAAAGAccaaaaacaaactaaaaattaatcaGAAACCTAACGATGATGCAACCATTCTAGGTCTGTCCAAGAAGTTAATATATGGACATTCAGAAGATTCCGTATCTTTCGCACAATTATTTCGAAGGAGAACGCCAGTTAAAACATCAAGCAAAGAAGCCCCAGTTAGAGATGGTGCGGTAAGTGAACTCTCAAAATGTGTTGTTGGTATGTATTCTCCTATTGCTGAGTGTTCCTTTCGGGGTAAACAAAATCATAAGTCAAGTCTTCCCTCACAAAACCTCATTAACTTGCCCTCattatatgaattttataagttGATAGCATCTGAGGGGATTTGAATGTAACAAGtgatatattaaaaaataataataataataataaaaaaagaaaaaaaaaagaaaaaaaaaaaaagagtcattattttttcttctggttttgtttcttctgaCACCTGATGGTCCTGATTAGAATGCATTTTATTCCTATTGCAGAAGACTAAGCAACAGCAGGTTGGAGGACTGGACAATGAAACAATAGTTTTTTATAAACGAAAAGGTAAACCACAAAATTTTGAAGTTGATATCCCTTGGCCAAGATTGAGACATGAGGGGAGGGGCAGGCCACTGAAATTGCCTGGTGAAAAAATCAATAGTCAGAGGCATATATCCAAGCTGAGTATCATTACATGATATTGTTTCTATATTAACATGTATAATTATTTGCAGTCAAGGAGGGCAgtgaaataaaaaaggcaGATGAAGATGTTGAAGATGAGCATGGACGAGACAACATTGAATCTTTGGGTATACTGTCAGATTTTGAACTAACAGGGGGATCTCTTGTTGACACATCATGTCTGCTGCCCATGGAGGTATATCTAAAGCCCGTATGCTATGCTTCTTCTACATCTCTCTATTTATCAAAAATGCAGTCTACATTAAtcttatatattaaaaaaaagttagaaaTATTGTTGCAAAAAACAAGAGAGCTCAATTTTGCCTCGTAGGGTGGTGTATAAGTGAAGGGAGGGACTAAAATGGAAAATCCCCgtaattcttcaaatatttaatattgaCCTTACTAGAGGATTTGTTTTTATGAAGacaattattaataaaaaactataatatttcactttaattttatctataattaattcaaaaaatgtATTTGGCTTTACTTAATCTCTGGAATAAGTATGGATTTGGAGGCATCCTATTGATATTTATTTCCCTCTAACACAATTTCATTGATGATGATATTTCTTATTAATTCATGCAGGAGGTTGAGCAGAATGAAGATGGAGTGAGCAGTGAAATAGAAGGGAAGGGAAAACTGCCTGAATATCTTATTGAACACTCAAAGGATCCAGCAACAGGTATGTATAATGTGTCAGAGAGACACAATTCTCAATAGATGTGTATATTTACAAAATCCAATGTATACCAGCATGTGTGGTTGAGGAATATAATGGCGTTGGATCTTTTGCTGCAGATGATACGAATGATATATTTGAATTGCCTGTAATAACAATGTGGGATTTGACATGCATGAGTAGCTAACAACCTGAATTAAGCACAATGGAATAGAAGACTTGTGGCCTGAATAAGTTATGTTTTTTTGCAGGTGAGAAGCACAATGGAACTGGAGTTGTTGGTCTAGTTGAATTGACTAAGACACAAGCTGTCAATGATAATGGTATGGTACATCGCAGCCTTGAAAAACCTTtagtttatttaaaaaaattacaggaACTCGTgtgcaatttaatttgtatgCTCCCCATGACTGATATGCTTTTGCTTTAGCATTCTATACTTTTTTGCTGTGAAAAGATACGGGTCAAGTACAACATTTGGATGAGTGATTaggaaaatgaaattggaagagTCAATAAATACAGGGAGTGATACATAATTAAGAAACATTGATTTCACAATTCAAGAAATACACTGACTTTTGGTAATACTGAGTGTGCTTTCTGCAACTGAATCACGTGTGAAGCTACATTTAAATCCCTTAATATTGTTGTAATGTCTACAAGACAGTCCACTTTGCCTTTTCTGAAAAGTTCTCCAGTTggggaaaaaattgaaaacatggaTGTATTCAAAATGTTGCTAGACCAATAACAATGCTAGCTTAACATAATTGGGATATGCTTTTCCTTTATTGGCTTTTCCCCTTGGCAAGTACTTGCttatactattcatttttatcTTGTGTTGTCTAAAATTCCATGTCTTTCATAAATTTGCAGGTTCTGAAGAAGCCATGAGAGAGACAAAAATTGTGGATTCTGCAATGGATTACTTGACAACGGCATCTGCCCATGATCAACCTTTATCACTGTGCATAGATGAAATGCATTCTGTAAAAGCCATAGAGTGCTCAAGTAAGCtattgtgaaaattttcaatggaTTCCTTTGGGTGTCATTAGTTTGACTAATATCAAGATTGTGTTCTCCAGGTAACACTACTAGGGCTGCCAACCAACAAAATGAGGTTAGAGGAACACAAGTTGTGCAACAATACAGTCCACATTCACCTTTTGTGAGAAGTTCTCCATTTTGGGAAAGTATTGAATCCATGGAAGTATTCAAAAGATTTCCGCAAAAGCCACATTTTCATCCTCTTGTGAAGTCTAAAGCAGTTTGTCGTGAAGGATCCGCCCTTGGAAATATGATAACCTTTGCCTCTTTGGTGGAGATGACTTCCAAGCTGCAAGTTGGCGATCCTAGAGACATATTTGATAGCAATTTGGAGGCACTTGTTGACTTGGAAATGTTGGGATTTGATGTAACGGCAGTACGGCATCGTCTGAAGGAGTTGGTTGAAATGAAAGTTAAGTTGGGGCAGCTTCATAACCAATTAAAAGAAGTTGACATTCAGATCACAGAGTGCACTCTGGAAAGAACCAGAAACAATGAAACCATCAGTCGGATTGATAAGAAGATTAAGGACTTGAAGGAAAAAGGGGCAACGCTGATGTCAATCAATGTGGCCAAAGGTTCTGAAATTAGCAAGCTGCAATCAGAAGCAAATGCTATCACTGAAGGCATTCAGAGCATCCATTGTGATTTTGAGAAATTAGCTGCTGCAGCATGGTGATTGTTGTGATTCTGATGGATGACACCCTTTAGATTACCACCCCTTTTGCTAACCTTCGACactgttatatatatatatatatatataccctTTTGAATGTAATGATATAATATTTACACCCTTTAGATTAACTTTTCTgtagcttttttttaaattataacaGCCATTAGCCCTAGAATGCTGGTAACAAACAATTCTCTGTATGTAATACTATATCCTcgagtcattctatagtgagcGTCTTATTTATGGTATTTGGTCCTATTTTTTAACCATTAGATCAAATAGGTTAGTTGATTTTCTTAGGTCCTATTTCTTAACCATTAGATTAAATAGGTTAGTTGTTGAATCAAATTGGTAAGGCTCTCTCACTAAAGAATTATTGTTATATCCTCAATCTTGAAATTCTATAGTGAAAGTGTCGTATATGAATTGATCAGCcagtattattaaaaaaaaaatttgtttggtaAGAAGGTGGGCCGAAGCCCAACAaacatccaatccaatccatcAACTCTCAGTGGGTCGACTAAAAGCCTGTCGTTTCCAACAAAATTTGATCTACGCGACAAATTGTTCAACTTGACCTTGACTAAATAATACTACTCTTTTTATCGACCTTGACTAGATATTACTATTTTTATCGCAAATGGTTATGAGGTCTGTGAAAGGTCTCTGAAATTATCACCTTTCCTACTTTGGCGTTCATCAATGTGGTACttaaaaaggttttttttcaTCTGTTTTTCTTTGGAGAACTAAAAAGTgtgagaaaacaagaaaatggtTGTGAAGCGGAGCCAAGCGCATTTGAGCAAGGATTCAAAGGTAGAAGTTTGCAGCAACGAAGACGGGTACAAAGGTGCATGGTTCCCAGCCATAATCCTTGACCCACAACCCTCAGATCGCTcaccaaagaagaaaaggaggagCCTTGGCAACTCAAGCAAGGCTCTGGTTCAGTACGAGAGTCTGGTCTCTGACGATGACCCAAACAGGCCACTCACTGAGCTTGTTGACGTGCGCTCTATCCGGCCAGTGCCGCCTCCTGACAATCCTGACGAGCCCTTGGAGCCAGCCGACGTCGTAGACGCCTCTTACCGTGATGCTTGGTGGGTGGGGGTTGTGATGAGGTTTGAGGATGACAAGTATACGGTGGGTTTCAAAAACCCACCTGATCTGCTTGAGTTAAGGCGCTCTGAGCTGCGGCCTCATTGGGATTTGCAGGACGGCATATGGGTTGGTGCCCAGAAGGAGGTACTAGTTCTACATTTTAATAATGCATATGGGTTTGTCTTTTTAATATAGGATTTGGACTTGGTTTATGCTTGCATGAGCTTTCTTTTGTTTAGCAATGAATTGTTTTTGGAGCTTTCTAACATGGATTTTCATGATTTAAGAACATGCAGGTTGTTTTTTGTACATTGGCCTTGCCTTCGTTGTTCTGCTTTTagattcttattttttttttcctaaaaagATAATCTTTTTATGTTGTTGCACTTTTTAAGAGCAGTTTATCCGTGttcatgttttctttaatACCGGTTGTCATGAGTATCATTGGTTCTCTTGACTATTCCATTGATTTTCCTGAATTATCAACCaaagttgttatttttattgcttgtTGTCCTTGGTC
The Prunus dulcis chromosome 2, ALMONDv2, whole genome shotgun sequence DNA segment above includes these coding regions:
- the LOC117618994 gene encoding DUF724 domain-containing protein 6-like encodes the protein MVVKRSQTHLSKDSKVEVCSNEVGYRGAWFPAIILDPQPSDLSRKKKRKSLGKSSNALVQYENLVSDDDPNKPLTELVDVRYIRPVPPSDNPDEPLEPADVVDASYLDAWWVGVVMRFEDDKYRVGFKCPPDVLELRRSELRPHWDLQDGIWVRARKKRMTGSIFSPGTAVEVNLNKEHLFCAWFPAIYLGELGVNSFLLQYKSSNNCDVKVVVGGKQIRPQPPKLAERDFKLEEKVDAFFDMGWCAGEIKKVLTGKKYMVSLKFTEEVKQYNQSDLRPHMYWTDGRWVTMINGKQFTMINENWVPYFKEGHFSRDYEVRSKLTCESFSSSELATALESSGATKDNNEEKTPCSRISWKNQSEDLSPCIDKSPYGKTKNKLKINQKPNDDATILGLSKKLIYGHSEDSVSFAQLFRRRTPVKTSSKEAPVRDGAKTKQQQVGGLDNETIVFYKRKVKEGSEIKKADEDVEDEHGRDNIESLGILSDFELTGGSLVDTSCLLPMEEVEQNEDGVSSEIEGKGKLPEYLIEHSKDPATGEKHNGTGVVGLVELTKTQAVNDNGSEEAMRETKIVDSAMDYLTTASAHDQPLSLCIDEMHSVKAIECSSNTTRAANQQNEVRGTQVVQQYSPHSPFVRSSPFWESIESMEVFKRFPQKPHFHPLVKSKAVCREGSALGNMITFASLVEMTSKLQVGDPRDIFDSNLEALVDLEMLGFDVTAVRHRLKELVEMKVKLGQLHNQLKEVDIQITECTLERTRNNETISRIDKKIKDLKEKGATLMSINVAKGSEISKLQSEANAITEGIQSIHCDFEKLAAAAW